From Vanacampus margaritifer isolate UIUO_Vmar chromosome 8, RoL_Vmar_1.0, whole genome shotgun sequence, a single genomic window includes:
- the arap3 gene encoding arf-GAP with Rho-GAP domain, ANK repeat and PH domain-containing protein 3 isoform X5, whose translation MALAMVVMGTLEANTAVETLLAAIHLERYHASFQRAGLLLAADVLHLDQDALVSLGITATGHRKRILRLLSHVQRRLAQTANQRAAAERRHSVTDLPSSSSPPTSCGLEVLRNSSAPDLAVMLKPVPKPRTVFNRRRTAPVHFHPPAPDMVPSLHRRLSQECVCFPLLDGISSTQMPGRGDEAVPVNSSDVSLPPIPPRVARHVPLPSSAVQAHFDQPSPWSSGCHDDGRMSGSLQWSGRMEMISNDIYWGTAASAPPTPPRQAADRNQRNSGGASSNNSSGSARDDPLDLDEVISPYCESLFQRGGVSTLTTEIDARRDGDTKRREGESAEDHGSLRPPDGDEDQTISPYASYTSLNDRATPIISGWLDKLSPQGLESSAHTLGVRVIILLLSCVSSSSSSSSSFLTGCVFPLPTNLLCFLDDAEFALDSRNYVFQKRFVKFDGKNLMYFGNEKDAYPKGVVPLAAIQMARPSKDNKFEIVTSQRIFVFKADNEALRRRWVSTLQDHVGDQQVFGRRWLGPGPHCQKHGFLELKGTKSKVYVAINTEQIWLHKSQQCFRTGIGITVIEARGATIRDGKHKSFELITPYRTFSFTADSDPEKRDWMEALQEAIAETLSDYEVAEKIWSNRSNRTCADCRAVNPDWASINLCVVICKNCAGQHRGLGTMVSKVQSLKLDTSVWSNQIVQLFIMLGNDRANEFWAARLSQSDELDCDASPSQRREFIGQKYREGRFRLDHPAFSSQEQLLKVLCSAVSEHTLLKTVTHIFAEAKSNHLTATAHGQQQASRELLDRYPASDAGVYDEIMKTVLHSGFLFRANCASRGTLSRRSREADFQKFWCSVDQSLLFYQSERSAETCMEISLKDVLCLGVSRPETSNNNGFVDRFRYTFELYLSTDKIYQFGVESAEVLHTWTSAIGKAATPLSCHCLLTRRFERVGRLRYRAMLDPQQWKEAYFVLQKSNLFICPQNDGAAEDIVNLKRLQELSVASESQNQEKKEILVLVEKGRTFHLQGVGRTDFRLWYSDIQRAGGGKGNALREQQLSRNDIPIIVDSCIAFITQYGLGHEGIYRKNGAKSRIKLLMEHFRTDARNVKLRIGDHFIEDVTDVLKRFFREIDDPVFMADLHPLWQEAARIQVKGSRLDRYKEIIRTLPRVNRLTLAALVSHLYRVQKCADLNQMCTKNLSLLFAPSLFQTDGKGQHEVKIVEDLIDNYLDVFDIDEEHQNQMELEISLITSWKDTQLSQAGDLIIEVYLEVKTPDSCVTLKVSPSMGAEELTNQVLYMRNVPPGNKDVWMTFEVIEDGQLERPLHPKEKVLEQALQWCKMADPSSAYLVVKRVPKRDGIDILTSYKSDRMKVGVLRCREEPPKLLQGNKFQERSFQIKNNKLLLLKDKKSFKAEKEWSLKTMKVYVGVRRKLKAPTRWGFTVMSHKHQLFLCCSSEADLWDWVSSFLKAQNDEPGPPVLRRHSSSDIAKQKFGTMPLVPIRGDDSNHGMLSANQTLLNSLS comes from the exons ATGGCGCTAGCAATGGTCGTCATGGGGACGCTGGAAGCTAACACGGCGGTGGAAACGCTTCTGGCCGCCATCCACCTGGAGAG GTACCACGCTTCCTTCCAGAGGGCTGGCCTCCTATTGGCCGCCGACGTGCTCCACTTGGATCAAGACGCACTGGTCAGCCTGGGAATCACGGCCACCGGACATCGCAAACGGATCCTGAGACTTCTGTCGCACGTCCAGAGGCGGCTAGCTCAGACGGCCAATCAGAGAGCGGCGGCTGAACGTCGCCATTCGGTAACGGACCTGCCGTCATCTTCGTCGCCGCCAACTTCCTGCGGCTTGGAAGTGTTGAGGAACAGTTCGGCTCCAGACCTGGCCGTCATGCTGAAGCCGGTTCCCAAACCCAGAACCGTTTTCAACCGGCGCCGCACCGCGCCGGTTCACTTCCACCCCCCCGCGCCTGACATGGTTCCGTCACTGCACAGGAGGCTTTCCCAGGAGTGCGTTTGCTTCCCGCTTTTAGACGGCATCAGCTCGACGCAGATGCCCGGCCGGGGGGACGAGGCGGTGCCCGTCAACAGCTCGGACGTTTCCTTGCCGCCCATCCCCCCGAGGGTCGCCCGTCATGTTCCGTTGCCTTCTTCTGCCGTACAAGCGCACTTTGACCAACCGTCACCTTGGTCTTCTGGTTGCCACGACGATGGCAGGATGTCCGGGTCCCTGCAGTGGTCCGGCAGGATGGAGATGATCTCCAATGACATCTATTGGGGCACTGCGGCGTCCGCCCCTCCAACGCCTCCTCGACAAGCAGCCGACAGGAACCAGAGAAACAG TGGCGGCGCTTCGAGCAACAACTCGTCAGGATCAGCTAGAG ATGACCCCCTCGACCTTGACGAGGTCATCAGTCCCTACTGTGAAAGCCTTTTCCAAAGAGGCGGAGTCAGCACGCTCACCACAGAG ATTGACGCCAGACGAGACGGGGACACGAAGAGGCGGGAAGGGGAATCCGCTGAGGATCATGG CTCCCTGCGGCCTCCGGATGGCGACGAGGACCAGACCATCTCGCCGTACGCCAGCTACACCTCCCTTAACGACAGGGCCACGCCCATCATCAGCGGATGGCTGGACAAACTCTCGCCACAGGG ACTCGAAAGTTCAGCACACACTCTTGGTGTGCGCGTCATCATTTTGCTGCTGTCCTGTgtgtcctcgtcctcgtcttcGTCCTCTTCCTTCTTGACTGGGTGTGTGTTTCCTCTTCCTACAAATTTGTTGTGCTTTCTTGATGATGCCGAATTTGCACTTGATTCTAGGAACTACGTTTTCCAGAAGCGCTTTGTCAAGTTTGACGGAAAAAATCTCATGTATTTTGGAAACGAAAAG GACGCGTACCCTAAAGGAGTTGTCCCATTGGCTGCCATCCAGATGGCCCGCCCCTCCAAAGACAACAAATTTGAAATAGTGACCAGTCAGCGGATCTTTGTTTTTAAGGCTGATAAtgaag CGCTGAGGCGGCGTTGGGTGTCCACGCTGCAGGACCACGTGGGAGACCAGCAGGTGTTTGGGCGGCGCTGGTTAGGTCCCGGGCCTCACTGTCAGAAACACGGCTTCCTGGAGCTGAAAGGAACCAAGTCCAAAGTTTACGTGGCCATCAACACGGAGCAGATTTGGCTCCACAAAAGCCAGCAG TGTTTTCGAACCGGGATCGGCATCACGGTGATCGAGGCCCGCGGTGCCACCATCCGAGATGGCAAACACAAGAGTTTTGAGCTCATCACTCCCTACAGAACCTTCAG CTTCACGGCCGACTCTGACCCGGAGAAGCGGGACTGGATGGAGGCGCTGCAGGAGGCCATCGCCGAGACCCTGTCGGATTACGAGGTGGCCGAGAAGATCTGGTCCAACCGCTCCAACCGCACATGTGCCGACTGCCGGGCCGTCAACCCCGACTGGGCTTCCATCAACTTGTGTGTGGTCATCTGCAAGAACTGCGCCG GTCAGCACAGAGGTCTGGGCACTATGGTTTCCAAAGTCCAGAGTCTAAAACTGGACACCAGCGTGTGGAGCAATCAGATCGTGCAG CTCTTCATCATGCTGGGCAACGACCGTGCTAACGAGTTCTGGGCGGCCCGCTTGTCCCAGTCGGACGAGCTGGATTGTGACGCGTCGCCGAGTCAGCGGCGGGAGTTCATCGGTCAGAAATACCGAGAAGGCCGCTTCCGACTGGACCATCCCGCTTTCAGCAGCCAGGAGCAACTACTCAAG GTCTTGTGCTCTGCCGTCTCTGAACACACACTCCTCAAAACTGTCACTCATATCTTCGCTGAGGCCAAATCCAATCACCTGACCGCCACCGCTCACGGGCAACAACAAGCAAGCAGAGAGCTTCTGGACCGCTACCCAGCCTCGG ATGCCGGCGTCTACGATGAGATCATGAAGACGGTCCTTCATTCGGGCTTCCTCTTCAGGGCTAATTGCGCCAGCAGGGGGACACTGTCCCGCCGATCTCGAGAAG CAGACTTCCAGAAGTTCTGGTGCTCAGTGGATCAGTCGCTTCTCTTCTACCAGTCGGAGCGATCGGCAGAGACGTGCATGGAGATAAGCCTGAAGGACGTGCTGTGTTTGGGAGTCAGCCGACCCGAAACGTCCAACAACAACGGCTTTGTGGACAG GTTCCGCTACACCTTTGAGTTGTACTTGAGCACGGACAAAATCTATCAGTTCGGTGTGGAATCAGCTGAGGTTTTGCACACCTGGACCAGTGCCATCGGGAAG GCCGCGACGCCGCTCAGCTGTCACTGCCTGCTGACCCGGAGGTTTGAGCGCGTTGGCCGCCTGCGGTACAGAGCCATGTTGGACCCCCAGCAGTGGAAGGAGGCCTACTTTGTCCTGCAGAAGTCCAACCTCTTCATCTGTCCGCAAAACGACGGCGCCGCAGAAGACATCGTCAACCTGAAGCGTCTGCAGGAGCTGA GTGTCGCTTCGGAAAGCCAGAACCAGGAGAAGAAAGAAATTCTGGTTTTGGTGGAGAAGGGGAG GACGTTCCACCTGCAGGGCGTGGGCCGCACCGACTTCCGCTTGTGGTACTCGGACATCCAGCGGGCCGGCGGCGGGAAGGGAAACGCCCTGCGGGAGCAGCAGCTGAGCCGGAACGACATCCCCATAATTGTGGACAGCTGCATCGCCTTCATCACGCAGTACG GTCTGGGCCACGAGGGGATCTATCGCAAGAACGGAGCCAAGTCTCGAATCAAACTGCTCATGGAGCACTTCCGGACGGACGCTCGCAACGTCAAACTGCGCATCGGAGACCACTTCATCGAGGATGTGACGGACGTCCTCAAGCGCTTCTTCAGGGAGATCGATGACCCCGTCTTCATGGCCGACCTGCACCCGCTGTGGCAGGAGGCCGCTA GAATCCAAGTGAAAGGTTCCAGGTTAGACCGCTACAAGGAGATCATTCGAACGCTTCCACGAGTCAACAGGTTGACTCTGGCTGCGCTGGTCAGCCACCTCTATCG AGTCCAGAAATGTGCCGACCTCAACCAGATGTGCACCAAGAACCTTTCGCTGCTCTTCGCACCCAGCCTCTTCCAAACGGACGGCAAAGGACAACATGAAGTGAAGATCGTGGAAGATCTCATCGACAACTACTTGGATGTTTTTGAT ATCGACGAGGAGCATCAGAATCAAATGGAGTTGGAGATTAGTCTCATCACGTCTTGGAAGGACACTCAA TTGTCTCAGGCGGGAGATCTGATCATCGAGGTCTACCTGGAGGTGAAGACGCCGGACAGCTGCGTCACCCTTAAA GTGTCGCCCAGTATGGGTGCTGAGGAGCTGACCAATCAGGTTCTCTATATGAGGAACGTCCCTCCTGGTAACAAAGATGTGTGGATGACATTTGAAGTCATCGAGGACGGACAGCTAG AGCGGCCATTGCATCCCAAAGAGAAAGTTCTGGAGCAGGCGCTGCAATGGTGCAAGATGGCCGACCCCAGCTCCGCCTACCTTGTGGTGAAGAGGGTCCCTAAACGTGACGGCATCGACATCCTTACTT CCTACAAGAGTGACCGGATGAAGGTCGGCGTCCTGAGGTGTCGCGAGGAGCCCCCCAAACTGCTTCAGGGAAACAAGTTCCAAGAGAGAAGCTTCCAGATCAAGAACAACAAACTACTGTTGCTCAAAGACAAGAAG AGTTTCAAAGCGGAGAAGGAGTGGTCGCTGAAGACCATGAAGGTCTACGTGGGGGTCCGCAGAAAACTCAAAGCGCCAACAAG GTGGGGCTTCACCGTGATGTCACACAAACATCAGCT GTTCCTGTGTTGCTCCAGCGAGGCCGACTTGTGGGACTGGGTGAGCAGTTTCCTCAAAGCTCAG AACGACGAGCCTGgtccgcccgtcctccgccgtCACTCGTCGTCCGATATCGCCAAGCAGAAGTTTGGCACGATGCCGCTGGTGCCCATCCGAGGAGACGACAGCAACCACGGCATGCTATCGGCCAATCAGACTCTA CTGAATAGCTTGTCTTGA
- the arap3 gene encoding arf-GAP with Rho-GAP domain, ANK repeat and PH domain-containing protein 3 isoform X3 codes for MALAMVVMGTLEANTAVETLLAAIHLERYHASFQRAGLLLAADVLHLDQDALVSLGITATGHRKRILRLLSHVQRRLAQTANQRAAAERRHSVTDLPSSSSPPTSCGLEVLRNSSAPDLAVMLKPVPKPRTVFNRRRTAPVHFHPPAPDMVPSLHRRLSQECVCFPLLDGISSTQMPGRGDEAVPVNSSDVSLPPIPPRVARHVPLPSSAVQAHFDQPSPWSSGCHDDGRMSGSLQWSGRMEMISNDIYWGTAASAPPTPPRQAADRNQRNSGGASSNNSSGSARDDPLDLDEVISPYCESLFQRGGVSTLTTEIDARRDGDTKRREGESAEDHGSLRPPDGDEDQTISPYASYTSLNDRATPIISGWLDKLSPQGLESSAHTLGVRVIILLLSCVSSSSSSSSSFLTGNYVFQKRFVKFDGKNLMYFGNEKDAYPKGVVPLAAIQMARPSKDNKFEIVTSQRIFVFKADNEALRRRWVSTLQDHVGDQQVFGRRWLGPGPHCQKHGFLELKGTKSKVYVAINTEQIWLHKSQQCFRTGIGITVIEARGATIRDGKHKSFELITPYRTFSFTADSDPEKRDWMEALQEAIAETLSDYEVAEKIWSNRSNRTCADCRAVNPDWASINLCVVICKNCAGQHRGLGTMVSKVQSLKLDTSVWSNQIVQLFIMLGNDRANEFWAARLSQSDELDCDASPSQRREFIGQKYREGRFRLDHPAFSSQEQLLKVLCSAVSEHTLLKTVTHIFAEAKSNHLTATAHGQQQASRELLDRYPASDAGVYDEIMKTVLHSGFLFRANCASRGTLSRRSREADFQKFWCSVDQSLLFYQSERSAETCMEISLKDVLCLGVSRPETSNNNGFVDRFRYTFELYLSTDKIYQFGVESAEVLHTWTSAIGKAATPLSCHCLLTRRFERVGRLRYRAMLDPQQWKEAYFVLQKSNLFICPQNDGAAEDIVNLKRLQELSVASESQNQEKKEILVLVEKGRTFHLQGVGRTDFRLWYSDIQRAGGGKGNALREQQLSRNDIPIIVDSCIAFITQYGLGHEGIYRKNGAKSRIKLLMEHFRTDARNVKLRIGDHFIEDVTDVLKRFFREIDDPVFMADLHPLWQEAARIQVKGSRLDRYKEIIRTLPRVNRLTLAALVSHLYRVQKCADLNQMCTKNLSLLFAPSLFQTDGKGQHEVKIVEDLIDNYLDVFDIDEEHQNQMELEISLITSWKDTQLSQAGDLIIEVYLEVKTPDSCVTLKVSPSMGAEELTNQVLYMRNVPPGNKDVWMTFEVIEDGQLERPLHPKEKVLEQALQWCKMADPSSAYLVVKRVPKRDGIDILTSYKSDRMKVGVLRCREEPPKLLQGNKFQERSFQIKNNKLLLLKDKKSFKAEKEWSLKTMKVYVGVRRKLKAPTRWGFTVMSHKHQLFLCCSSEADLWDWVSSFLKAQNDEPGPPVLRRHSSSDIAKQKFGTMPLVPIRGDDSNHGMLSANQTLRKLHDRRTLSMYFPMKAHQDSAEERAGSPEPLYEEVGDFGLQVLKSLQSSFLAGGGEDDDTREPRVAPEVRPLPASLGVPDAQLPSRPQAGCTPSQELLLQEMTSAFVREAQQEEEEEEEEEQRDEEAFG; via the exons ATGGCGCTAGCAATGGTCGTCATGGGGACGCTGGAAGCTAACACGGCGGTGGAAACGCTTCTGGCCGCCATCCACCTGGAGAG GTACCACGCTTCCTTCCAGAGGGCTGGCCTCCTATTGGCCGCCGACGTGCTCCACTTGGATCAAGACGCACTGGTCAGCCTGGGAATCACGGCCACCGGACATCGCAAACGGATCCTGAGACTTCTGTCGCACGTCCAGAGGCGGCTAGCTCAGACGGCCAATCAGAGAGCGGCGGCTGAACGTCGCCATTCGGTAACGGACCTGCCGTCATCTTCGTCGCCGCCAACTTCCTGCGGCTTGGAAGTGTTGAGGAACAGTTCGGCTCCAGACCTGGCCGTCATGCTGAAGCCGGTTCCCAAACCCAGAACCGTTTTCAACCGGCGCCGCACCGCGCCGGTTCACTTCCACCCCCCCGCGCCTGACATGGTTCCGTCACTGCACAGGAGGCTTTCCCAGGAGTGCGTTTGCTTCCCGCTTTTAGACGGCATCAGCTCGACGCAGATGCCCGGCCGGGGGGACGAGGCGGTGCCCGTCAACAGCTCGGACGTTTCCTTGCCGCCCATCCCCCCGAGGGTCGCCCGTCATGTTCCGTTGCCTTCTTCTGCCGTACAAGCGCACTTTGACCAACCGTCACCTTGGTCTTCTGGTTGCCACGACGATGGCAGGATGTCCGGGTCCCTGCAGTGGTCCGGCAGGATGGAGATGATCTCCAATGACATCTATTGGGGCACTGCGGCGTCCGCCCCTCCAACGCCTCCTCGACAAGCAGCCGACAGGAACCAGAGAAACAG TGGCGGCGCTTCGAGCAACAACTCGTCAGGATCAGCTAGAG ATGACCCCCTCGACCTTGACGAGGTCATCAGTCCCTACTGTGAAAGCCTTTTCCAAAGAGGCGGAGTCAGCACGCTCACCACAGAG ATTGACGCCAGACGAGACGGGGACACGAAGAGGCGGGAAGGGGAATCCGCTGAGGATCATGG CTCCCTGCGGCCTCCGGATGGCGACGAGGACCAGACCATCTCGCCGTACGCCAGCTACACCTCCCTTAACGACAGGGCCACGCCCATCATCAGCGGATGGCTGGACAAACTCTCGCCACAGGG ACTCGAAAGTTCAGCACACACTCTTGGTGTGCGCGTCATCATTTTGCTGCTGTCCTGTgtgtcctcgtcctcgtcttcGTCCTCTTCCTTCTTGACTGG GAACTACGTTTTCCAGAAGCGCTTTGTCAAGTTTGACGGAAAAAATCTCATGTATTTTGGAAACGAAAAG GACGCGTACCCTAAAGGAGTTGTCCCATTGGCTGCCATCCAGATGGCCCGCCCCTCCAAAGACAACAAATTTGAAATAGTGACCAGTCAGCGGATCTTTGTTTTTAAGGCTGATAAtgaag CGCTGAGGCGGCGTTGGGTGTCCACGCTGCAGGACCACGTGGGAGACCAGCAGGTGTTTGGGCGGCGCTGGTTAGGTCCCGGGCCTCACTGTCAGAAACACGGCTTCCTGGAGCTGAAAGGAACCAAGTCCAAAGTTTACGTGGCCATCAACACGGAGCAGATTTGGCTCCACAAAAGCCAGCAG TGTTTTCGAACCGGGATCGGCATCACGGTGATCGAGGCCCGCGGTGCCACCATCCGAGATGGCAAACACAAGAGTTTTGAGCTCATCACTCCCTACAGAACCTTCAG CTTCACGGCCGACTCTGACCCGGAGAAGCGGGACTGGATGGAGGCGCTGCAGGAGGCCATCGCCGAGACCCTGTCGGATTACGAGGTGGCCGAGAAGATCTGGTCCAACCGCTCCAACCGCACATGTGCCGACTGCCGGGCCGTCAACCCCGACTGGGCTTCCATCAACTTGTGTGTGGTCATCTGCAAGAACTGCGCCG GTCAGCACAGAGGTCTGGGCACTATGGTTTCCAAAGTCCAGAGTCTAAAACTGGACACCAGCGTGTGGAGCAATCAGATCGTGCAG CTCTTCATCATGCTGGGCAACGACCGTGCTAACGAGTTCTGGGCGGCCCGCTTGTCCCAGTCGGACGAGCTGGATTGTGACGCGTCGCCGAGTCAGCGGCGGGAGTTCATCGGTCAGAAATACCGAGAAGGCCGCTTCCGACTGGACCATCCCGCTTTCAGCAGCCAGGAGCAACTACTCAAG GTCTTGTGCTCTGCCGTCTCTGAACACACACTCCTCAAAACTGTCACTCATATCTTCGCTGAGGCCAAATCCAATCACCTGACCGCCACCGCTCACGGGCAACAACAAGCAAGCAGAGAGCTTCTGGACCGCTACCCAGCCTCGG ATGCCGGCGTCTACGATGAGATCATGAAGACGGTCCTTCATTCGGGCTTCCTCTTCAGGGCTAATTGCGCCAGCAGGGGGACACTGTCCCGCCGATCTCGAGAAG CAGACTTCCAGAAGTTCTGGTGCTCAGTGGATCAGTCGCTTCTCTTCTACCAGTCGGAGCGATCGGCAGAGACGTGCATGGAGATAAGCCTGAAGGACGTGCTGTGTTTGGGAGTCAGCCGACCCGAAACGTCCAACAACAACGGCTTTGTGGACAG GTTCCGCTACACCTTTGAGTTGTACTTGAGCACGGACAAAATCTATCAGTTCGGTGTGGAATCAGCTGAGGTTTTGCACACCTGGACCAGTGCCATCGGGAAG GCCGCGACGCCGCTCAGCTGTCACTGCCTGCTGACCCGGAGGTTTGAGCGCGTTGGCCGCCTGCGGTACAGAGCCATGTTGGACCCCCAGCAGTGGAAGGAGGCCTACTTTGTCCTGCAGAAGTCCAACCTCTTCATCTGTCCGCAAAACGACGGCGCCGCAGAAGACATCGTCAACCTGAAGCGTCTGCAGGAGCTGA GTGTCGCTTCGGAAAGCCAGAACCAGGAGAAGAAAGAAATTCTGGTTTTGGTGGAGAAGGGGAG GACGTTCCACCTGCAGGGCGTGGGCCGCACCGACTTCCGCTTGTGGTACTCGGACATCCAGCGGGCCGGCGGCGGGAAGGGAAACGCCCTGCGGGAGCAGCAGCTGAGCCGGAACGACATCCCCATAATTGTGGACAGCTGCATCGCCTTCATCACGCAGTACG GTCTGGGCCACGAGGGGATCTATCGCAAGAACGGAGCCAAGTCTCGAATCAAACTGCTCATGGAGCACTTCCGGACGGACGCTCGCAACGTCAAACTGCGCATCGGAGACCACTTCATCGAGGATGTGACGGACGTCCTCAAGCGCTTCTTCAGGGAGATCGATGACCCCGTCTTCATGGCCGACCTGCACCCGCTGTGGCAGGAGGCCGCTA GAATCCAAGTGAAAGGTTCCAGGTTAGACCGCTACAAGGAGATCATTCGAACGCTTCCACGAGTCAACAGGTTGACTCTGGCTGCGCTGGTCAGCCACCTCTATCG AGTCCAGAAATGTGCCGACCTCAACCAGATGTGCACCAAGAACCTTTCGCTGCTCTTCGCACCCAGCCTCTTCCAAACGGACGGCAAAGGACAACATGAAGTGAAGATCGTGGAAGATCTCATCGACAACTACTTGGATGTTTTTGAT ATCGACGAGGAGCATCAGAATCAAATGGAGTTGGAGATTAGTCTCATCACGTCTTGGAAGGACACTCAA TTGTCTCAGGCGGGAGATCTGATCATCGAGGTCTACCTGGAGGTGAAGACGCCGGACAGCTGCGTCACCCTTAAA GTGTCGCCCAGTATGGGTGCTGAGGAGCTGACCAATCAGGTTCTCTATATGAGGAACGTCCCTCCTGGTAACAAAGATGTGTGGATGACATTTGAAGTCATCGAGGACGGACAGCTAG AGCGGCCATTGCATCCCAAAGAGAAAGTTCTGGAGCAGGCGCTGCAATGGTGCAAGATGGCCGACCCCAGCTCCGCCTACCTTGTGGTGAAGAGGGTCCCTAAACGTGACGGCATCGACATCCTTACTT CCTACAAGAGTGACCGGATGAAGGTCGGCGTCCTGAGGTGTCGCGAGGAGCCCCCCAAACTGCTTCAGGGAAACAAGTTCCAAGAGAGAAGCTTCCAGATCAAGAACAACAAACTACTGTTGCTCAAAGACAAGAAG AGTTTCAAAGCGGAGAAGGAGTGGTCGCTGAAGACCATGAAGGTCTACGTGGGGGTCCGCAGAAAACTCAAAGCGCCAACAAG GTGGGGCTTCACCGTGATGTCACACAAACATCAGCT GTTCCTGTGTTGCTCCAGCGAGGCCGACTTGTGGGACTGGGTGAGCAGTTTCCTCAAAGCTCAG AACGACGAGCCTGgtccgcccgtcctccgccgtCACTCGTCGTCCGATATCGCCAAGCAGAAGTTTGGCACGATGCCGCTGGTGCCCATCCGAGGAGACGACAGCAACCACGGCATGCTATCGGCCAATCAGACTCTA AGGAAGCTTCACGACCGCAGGACGCTCTCCATGTACTTT CCTATGAAGGCCCATCAGGACAGCGCGGAGGAGCGTGCCGGGTCGCCCGAGCCGCTCTACGAGGAGGTGGGCGACTTTGGCCTGCAGGTGCTGAAATCCCTGCAGAGCAGCTTCCTGGCCGGCGGCGGCGAAGACGATGACACGCGGGAGCCCCGAGTGGCGCCGGAGGTCCGGCCGCTTCCAGCCTCTCTCGGCGTCCCCGACGCGCAGCTGCCGTCGCGTCCGCAGGCCGGCTGCACGCCGTCTCAAGAGCTCCTGCTACAGGAAATGACCTCTGCCTTTGTCAGGGAAGCGCagcaagaggaagaggaagaggaagaggaggagcagcGGGACGAAGAGGCCTTTGGTTGA